The window TTCAACGCGTACGGGATTGTTACCGCCTATTTTAAGACCGTTAACGTCAACAACTTTCGCACTCATTTATATCACCTCAGCGGACAAGCCGCAAAATGTCAAGTCCCGTTACGTAGATTATGAAAAGAAGCAGCAGCACAAATCCTGCATAGTGCACCGCGCCTTCAAATTTTGCTGAAACCTTTCTGCCCGTAACAAGCTCCGCAAACGCGAAAACTATTCTGCCGCCGTCAAGCGCAGGGAAAGGCAGAAGATTAACCAGTCCCAAATTGAGATTTATCAGTCCGAGGAACATAAGGAAGCTCCATAAGCCCTGCTTCGCCGCCTCTCCGGACATAACGGCTATGCCGAGCGGTCCCGAAATTTCCTCCTTGTTTCTTCCAATCAGCAGTCTGCCGAGCGAACTGAAAATATCGCTGCTCATACGAAACGCAAAACGCAGCGCTTCGGACATTGACTGAATAAGCGAAAAACGCAGTTTGCGCGGCTGTATGCCGAGCAGTCTCCCGCCGTGTTCTTTGCTGACAGGAACGCTGGTTTTAATGCAGATCTCTCTGCCGCCGCGCAGATATACAAGCTTAACGCTGTCGTCAGACACGCTGCGCAGAGTTTTGCTGATGTCTGCCCACTGCTTTATTTCAATATTGTTTATCTTTTTTATAACGTCTCCGCTGCGCAGCCGTATTTCAGCCGCCGGAGTGCCTTCCATAACTTTTCCGACCGTTGCCGTTTTCAAATCCCACGTACCGTTCGCAAAGAGATAGCTGCTGAACAAAAGCCATGCAAGCAGAAGATTTACAGAAATTCCGGCGGCAAGAATAACAAGCCTTTCCCACGGTTTTTTGGCGTAAAGCGCTCTTTCGCG of the Candidatus Equadaptatus faecalis genome contains:
- a CDS encoding site-2 protease family protein codes for the protein MLFTFTAFLVVIGICVVSHEGGHFLAAKWRNVYVHEFSFGMGPLIVSKQKGETKYSLRAFPVGGYVKLEGEDESPEAQNSEIPRERALYAKKPWERLVILAAGISVNLLLAWLLFSSYLFANGTWDLKTATVGKVMEGTPAAEIRLRSGDVIKKINNIEIKQWADISKTLRSVSDDSVKLVYLRGGREICIKTSVPVSKEHGGRLLGIQPRKLRFSLIQSMSEALRFAFRMSSDIFSSLGRLLIGRNKEEISGPLGIAVMSGEAAKQGLWSFLMFLGLINLNLGLVNLLPFPALDGGRIVFAFAELVTGRKVSAKFEGAVHYAGFVLLLLFIIYVTGLDILRLVR